One genomic region from Bactrocera dorsalis isolate Fly_Bdor unplaced genomic scaffold, ASM2337382v1 BdCtg046, whole genome shotgun sequence encodes:
- the LOC105227084 gene encoding serine proteinase stubble, which translates to MWNSNNCYSRRWLVTDTRQVGIGSSRNRYQLSNRTRKSTQSLQTAAASTLQQPRHTKRKCRRLCEARAKHTEQTEIWLPQMSTTAYAADGKAPPCRQLSRLSRTASYTTASIWSHLKSSIAPSRRTRVNACLNQIIEVLLALLLANCLMQLCGQLPTATAAFGAPTASDTLAEAYNFYTSSRLSQRGDDDDDDEYADGYSNNYRQAHSIGGNAAFAFNALQLPSAATLAAAGAYNVPDGDAALSGNQLQRSQNFKISQKPCSIGRIEGTCMFVWECIKSEGRHVGMCVDSFMFGSCCAHNYTENIVMPQTFSYTRPTKPLGIGGVNHRPRPPHQPHKPSISGMTTIERPHGAGTLVIRPSGPHHQGALYKPQYMKPSTVGTTTSFSASHSAATTTTTTTSTEDSNALWTSNSVLQDLQPAAATASNQWNTSPQLTAVTQHHWHMTTEPNFITKPRPPSWEKPTGMRPSKPSKPTKKPILPQPQLPSYQVTQQQQQQQHTTAGIVYTTRRPVPPTSTQPATVKPSGSPSSAAASAPTTPISALSLTRPQPPHTVSSASFATSATSSSSGTNMWQQQQQQQQHQYQHHQQQYRPPPVYAKPPTKVPATSLATTSGTASATTTTMGTTTTTSTRLPTSSTTVKTTTRPYTRPTTPNWVISESGVPSGVGDGTIYPLHSSSTGKPTTAITTTTTTTTTQKYKPTSTSSTSSTSSSSSAHTTGSMSPIRPTQRPTWSQTTPTRQPPASKPPASTTSSSSSTTSASSLSSSTSSHSASSSSSLSPPASSSTAVTATHNMPTYGHYPHPRPPSQQQTLSHHNLTTIESNEISDSLTNNSTAIKIITAARSECGIPVLARPETRIVGGKSAAFGRWPWQVSVRRTTFFGFSSTHRCGGALINENWIATAGHCVDDLLISQMRIRVGEYDFSHVQEQLPYIERGVAKKVVHPKYNFFTYEYDLALVKLEQPVEFAPHVSPICLPQTDSLLIGMNATVTGWGRLSEGGTLASVLQEVSVPIVSNGICESMFARAGRQESIPDIFVCAGYENGGHDSCQGDSGGPLQVKSADGRFFLAGIISWGIGCAEANLPGVCTRISRFVPWIMENVS; encoded by the exons ATGTGGAATAGTAATAATTGTTATAGTCGAAGATGGCTAGTCACGGACACGAGACAAGTGGGCATAGGAAGCAGCAGAAATCGGTATCAACTGTCCAACAGAACAAGGAAATCTACACAATCGCTGCAAACAGCAGCGGCGTCGACTTTACAACAACCGCGACATACTAAACGCAAATGCCGACGATTATGCGAAGCACGCGCGAAACATACCGAGCAGACTGAGATATGGCTACCGCAAATGTCAACCACGGCGTATGCGGCAGATGGAAAAGCGCCGCCGTGCAGACAGCTCTCGCGGCTGTCACGAACTGCGTCATATACAACCGCATCGATATGGTCGCACCTAAAGTCCTCAATAGCGCCTTCCCGGCGCACACGAGTCAACGCTTGCCTAAACCAAATAATAGAAGTATTACTAGCCTTACTATTAGCCAATTGCCTGATGCAGCTATGCGGACAACTGCCCACGGCGACAGCCGCATTCGGCGCGCCAACGGCGAGCGATACACTCGCCGAAGCATACAACTTCTACACGAGCAGCAGGCTGAGCCAACGcggcgacgacgacgacgatgatgAGTACGCGGACGGTTATAGCAACAACTATCGCCAAGCGCACAGCATCGGCGGCAATGCGGCGTTTGCATTCAACGCGTTACAATTGCCATCGGCTGCCACGCTGGCTGCAGCTGGCGCTTACAACGTACCAGATGGTGATGCCGCGTTGTCGGGGAATCAGCTGCAACGgagtcaaaatttcaaaatcagtCAGAAGCCCTGCTCGATTGGGCGCATCGAGGGCACTTGCATGTTCGTGTGGGAATGCATCAAGTCGGAGGGTCGACATGTGGGCATGTGTGTGGACTCGTTCATGTTCGGTTCGTGTTGTGCGCACAATTATACAGAGAATATTGTAATGCCGCAGACGTTCTCCTACACGCGTCCCACCAAACCTCTGGGCATTGGCGGTGTGAATCATCGACCTCGACCGCCGCATCAGCCGCACAAGCCTAGTATAAG TGGTATGACTACTATTGAGCGGCCGCATGGCGCTGGAACGCTGGTCATACGTCCATCTGGGCCGCATCATCAGGGCGCTTTGTATAAGCCTCAGTATATGAAACCCTCAACAGTGGGCACAACCACGTCTTTCTCCGCCTCTCACTCAGCAGCGACGACAACAACGACAACCACTTCAACTGAGGACTCCAATGCGTTGTGGACCTCGAATTCGGTATTGCAAGATTTGCAGCCGGCAGCGGCCACGGCGTCAA ATCAATGGAATACATCACCACAGCTGACAGCCGTAACGCAACACCACTGGCACATGACGACTGAGccaaattttattaccaaaccGCGGCCGCCCAGCTGGGAGAAACCGACCGGTATGCGTCCCTCGAAGCCATCAAAGCCAACAAAGAAACCCATCTTGCCGCAGCCGCAATTGCCCAGCTACCAAGTgacgcagcaacaacagcaacagcagcacaCCACAGCGGGTATTGTGTACACGACGCGAAGGCCAGTGCCGCCGACATCTACGCAGCCAGCGACAGTCAAACCGTCCGGATCGCCCTCATCAGCGGCGGCCAGTGCACCAACAACGCCAATATCGGCGCTGTCGTTGACGCGTCCTCAACCACCACACACCGTCTCCTCTGCGTCTTTCGCCACATCTGCGACTTCGTCATCGTCAGGCACTAacatgtggcaacaacaacagcaacag cagCAACACCAATAccaacaccaccagcaacaataTCGACCGCCGCCTGTTTATGCGAAGCCACCAACGAAAGTGCCAGCCACATCACTGGCGACCACCAGCGGCACTGCGagcgcgacaacaacaacaatgggtacaacaacaacgacaagcACGCGATTACCAACAAGCAGTACTACGGTAAAAACGACAACGCGTCCTTACACGCGCCCAACCACGCCCAATTGGGTCATTAGCGAAAGTGGTGTGCCCAGCGGCGTCGGCGACGGCACAATTTATCCACTGCACTCGTCGTCTACAGgaaaaccaacaacagcaataacgaccacaacaacaacaacaacaacgcaaaaaTATAAACCCACTTCGACATCATCCACTTCGTCaacgtcatcatcatcatcggcGCATACAACCGGCTCAATGTCGCCCATTAGACCCACTCAACGGCCCACTTGGTCGCAAACGACACCGACACGGCAACCACCAGCATCAAAGCCGCCAGCATCAACCacctcatcatcatcatcaacaactTCAGCATCATCATTATCATCTTCTACATCATCACATTCCGCTTCCTCATCATCATCGCTCTCACCACCCGCTTCATCATCTACAGCTGTCACTGCAACGCATAATATGCCCACTTATGGACATTATCCGCATCCGAGGCCGCCGTCGCAGCAGCAGACATTGTCGCACCACAATCTGACGACGATCGAATCGAATGAGATCTCCGATAGTTTGACCAATAATAGCACCGCTATTAAAATCATCACGGCCGCACGTAGCG AATGCGGTATTCCGGTTTTGGCGCGTCCGGAGACACGCATTGTGGGCGGCAAGAGTGCGGCGTTCGGTCGTTGGCCTTGGCAAGTGTCGGTACGTCGTACAACGTTTTTCGGCTTCTCGAGCACGCATCGCTGTGGTGGCGCGCTGATCAATGAGAATTGGATCGCAACTGCGGGACATTGCGTCGATGA TCTACTCATCTCTCAGATGCGCATACGCGTCGGCGAATACGACTTCTCACACGTGCAAGAGCAACTACCCTACATCGAACGTGGTGTTGCCAAAAAAGTCGTACATCCcaaatataatttcttcacCTACGAATATGACTTGGCCTTGGTGAAACTGGAGCAACCGGTGGAATTTGCGCCGCACGTCAGTCCTATCTGCTTGCCACAAACGGATAGTCTATTGATTGGCATGAATGCCACAGTGACCGGTTGGGGACGTCTCAGTGAGGGCGGCACACTGGCGTCCGTCTTACAAGAG GTATCGGTGCCGATTGTGAGTAACGGCATTTGCGAATCGATGTTTGCGCGCGCCGGACGTCAGGAGTCGATACCGGATATATTCGTGTGTGCGGGCTATGAGAATGGCGGACATGACTCGTGTCAGGGTGACTCTGGCGGACCGTTGCAG